In Saccharomonospora marina XMU15, one genomic interval encodes:
- the trxA gene encoding thioredoxin, whose translation MSAALSGAVDLSGLKARADAARQQPSQGGGQQSQGGRPAAGAAVIDVTEATFQAEVVERSLQQLVVVDLWADWCGPCKQLSPVLEKLAAESNGAWVLAKIDVDANPRISQLFGVQSIPTVVAIAGGQPVDAFSGAQPEPQLRQWIGQLLEALQDKLPGVQAAQQEGGEEGEPGQDPRFVEAEDAFERGDFAAAEAAYQRILDSEPGNEQAKAALVQVRFAARAADTDPSAVARADAAPDDLEAQFAAADHEVAVGQVESGFGRLVAAVRRTAGDDRNRVREHLVGLFELFDPADERVIKARRDLASALY comes from the coding sequence GTGTCCGCCGCGCTCTCCGGAGCCGTCGATCTCTCCGGGCTCAAGGCGCGCGCCGACGCGGCACGACAGCAGCCGAGTCAGGGCGGCGGGCAGCAGAGCCAGGGCGGCCGACCCGCCGCGGGTGCAGCGGTCATCGACGTCACCGAGGCGACGTTCCAGGCCGAAGTCGTGGAACGCTCGCTGCAGCAGCTTGTCGTCGTCGATCTGTGGGCGGACTGGTGCGGGCCGTGCAAGCAGCTCAGCCCGGTGCTGGAGAAGCTGGCCGCCGAGAGCAACGGCGCGTGGGTGCTGGCCAAGATCGACGTGGACGCCAACCCGCGGATCTCCCAGCTCTTCGGCGTGCAGTCCATTCCCACCGTCGTCGCGATCGCGGGCGGGCAGCCGGTGGACGCCTTCTCCGGCGCGCAGCCGGAGCCGCAGTTGCGGCAGTGGATCGGCCAGTTGCTGGAAGCGCTGCAGGACAAGCTGCCCGGTGTGCAGGCGGCGCAGCAGGAAGGCGGCGAGGAAGGCGAGCCAGGGCAGGACCCCCGCTTCGTGGAGGCGGAGGACGCCTTCGAGCGCGGTGACTTCGCCGCGGCCGAGGCCGCCTACCAGCGCATCCTTGACAGCGAGCCGGGTAACGAGCAGGCGAAGGCGGCGCTGGTGCAGGTGCGCTTCGCCGCACGCGCCGCCGACACGGACCCCTCCGCGGTCGCCAGGGCCGACGCTGCCCCCGACGACCTCGAAGCCCAGTTCGCCGCCGCCGACCACGAGGTGGCGGTCGGGCAGGTGGAAAGCGGTTTCGGCAGGCTCGTGGCCGCTGTGCGCCGCACGGCGGGCGATGACCGCAACCGGGTGCGCGAGCACCTGGTGGGGCTGTTCGAACTGTTCGACCCCGCCGACGAGCGCGTGATCAAGGCGCGCCGGGACCTGGCGAGCGCGCTGTACTGA
- the glgP gene encoding alpha-glucan family phosphorylase gives MRAVRRFTVRASVPEELTGLTALATNLRWTWHPPTRDLFASMDDALFRRIRDPLRMLTAVPAGRLRELAADESFLAKTRKATQDLHRYLTEPRWYQRRAADRAQRGDPDDIDTDPEERFPAAVAYFSMEFGVHEALPNYSGGLGVLAGDHLKAASDLGVPMIGVGPLYRAGYFRQSLSLDGWQVEHYPVIDPSGLPLELLTEPSGEPVFVHVAMPGGRDLHAQIWLGRVGRVPLLLLDTDVDGNDDDLRGVTDRLYGGDADHRIRQEILAGIGGMRAVRRYCELTGHPQPEVFHTNEGHAGFLGLERAREVLAEGSLTLDEALPAVRAGTVFTTHTPVSAGIDRFPVDLVQHYFGDGRLLPGVDVRRVLALGAEDNPGMFNMAHMGLRLAQRANGVSALHGRVSRRMFSKLWPGFDTEEVPLRSVTNGVHGPTWVAREMSALLGGSDEEWGHDGDASGIDSSVTDEQLWALRRELRGNLIAEVRRRARDAWLQRGASALELGWTERIFDPDVLTVGFARRVPTYKRLTLMLRDPERLRALLLDERRPIQIVVAGKSHPADEGGKALIQQIVRFVDDPAVRERMVFLPDYGMSMARYLYRGCDVWLNNPTRPLEACGTSGMKAALNGCLNLSIRDGWWDEYYDGSNGWAIPTADGVTDPLLRDDLEAAALYDLLGQQIAPLFYDRDESGVPRGWLSMIWHTLRTLGPSVQASRMVREYVDSYYLPAAAKVRAATEHDYAGARSLAAYRTRLDTHWPRVRIADTELAVEGESLVVGEEVTVRAKVDLAGLDDSEVEVQAVVGRVGDTDDLLDTVTVPMRPRGRGEFATRLRLPHAGSLGYTVRVLPKHRLLASPVELGKVVPA, from the coding sequence ATGAGAGCAGTCCGCCGGTTCACCGTGCGCGCGAGCGTGCCAGAGGAGTTGACGGGCCTGACGGCATTGGCGACCAATTTGCGATGGACGTGGCACCCGCCGACGCGAGACTTGTTCGCCTCCATGGACGACGCGCTGTTTCGACGTATCCGTGACCCGCTGCGGATGCTGACGGCCGTACCCGCAGGCAGGCTGCGGGAGTTGGCTGCCGACGAGTCGTTCCTGGCCAAGACCCGGAAGGCGACCCAGGATCTGCACCGCTACCTCACCGAGCCGCGCTGGTACCAGCGCAGGGCCGCGGATCGGGCGCAGCGGGGCGACCCCGACGACATCGACACCGACCCCGAGGAGCGCTTCCCCGCCGCTGTCGCCTATTTCTCGATGGAGTTCGGGGTGCACGAGGCGCTGCCGAACTACTCAGGCGGGCTGGGTGTGCTGGCAGGCGATCACCTCAAGGCGGCCTCGGACCTCGGTGTGCCGATGATCGGTGTCGGCCCGCTGTACCGGGCGGGCTATTTCCGGCAGTCGCTTTCGCTGGACGGCTGGCAGGTCGAGCACTACCCGGTGATCGACCCGAGCGGATTGCCGCTGGAACTGCTCACCGAGCCGTCCGGCGAGCCGGTGTTCGTGCACGTCGCGATGCCGGGTGGCAGGGACCTGCACGCGCAGATCTGGCTCGGGCGGGTGGGCAGGGTGCCGCTGTTGCTGCTGGACACCGACGTCGACGGCAACGACGACGACCTGCGTGGCGTCACCGACCGGCTCTACGGCGGTGACGCCGATCACCGCATCCGCCAGGAGATCCTCGCCGGCATCGGCGGCATGCGCGCGGTGCGCCGCTACTGCGAGCTGACCGGGCATCCGCAGCCGGAGGTGTTCCACACCAACGAGGGCCACGCGGGCTTTCTCGGCCTGGAACGGGCACGCGAGGTGCTCGCAGAGGGCTCACTCACCCTCGACGAGGCTCTGCCCGCCGTGCGCGCGGGCACCGTGTTCACCACCCACACCCCCGTCTCGGCGGGCATCGACCGGTTTCCCGTCGACCTGGTGCAGCACTACTTCGGCGACGGCAGGCTGCTGCCGGGTGTCGACGTGCGCAGGGTGCTGGCGCTCGGCGCGGAGGACAACCCCGGCATGTTCAACATGGCGCACATGGGGCTGCGGCTGGCGCAGCGGGCCAACGGCGTGTCCGCGCTGCACGGCCGGGTGTCGCGGCGGATGTTCTCGAAGCTGTGGCCCGGTTTCGACACCGAGGAGGTGCCGCTGCGCTCGGTCACCAACGGTGTGCACGGGCCGACGTGGGTGGCGCGCGAGATGAGCGCGCTGCTCGGCGGCAGCGACGAGGAGTGGGGGCACGACGGCGACGCCTCCGGCATCGACAGCAGCGTGACCGACGAGCAACTGTGGGCACTGCGCCGGGAACTGCGCGGAAACCTGATCGCGGAGGTGCGCCGCAGGGCGCGCGACGCCTGGCTGCAGCGGGGGGCTTCGGCACTGGAACTGGGCTGGACGGAGCGGATCTTCGACCCCGATGTGCTCACCGTCGGATTCGCAAGGCGAGTGCCCACCTACAAGCGGCTGACGCTGATGCTGCGCGATCCGGAACGGCTGCGGGCGCTGTTGCTGGACGAGCGGCGCCCGATCCAGATCGTGGTCGCCGGGAAGTCGCACCCGGCCGACGAGGGCGGAAAGGCGCTCATCCAGCAGATCGTTCGGTTCGTGGACGACCCGGCGGTGCGGGAGCGGATGGTGTTCCTGCCCGACTACGGCATGTCGATGGCGCGCTATCTCTACCGCGGTTGCGACGTGTGGTTGAACAACCCGACCCGGCCGCTGGAGGCATGCGGCACATCCGGCATGAAGGCGGCGCTGAACGGGTGTCTCAACCTTTCCATCAGGGACGGCTGGTGGGACGAGTACTACGACGGCAGCAACGGGTGGGCCATCCCGACCGCCGACGGTGTCACCGACCCGTTGCTGCGTGACGATCTCGAGGCCGCGGCTCTCTACGACCTGCTGGGCCAGCAGATCGCGCCGCTGTTCTACGACCGCGACGAAAGCGGGGTGCCGCGCGGCTGGCTGTCGATGATCTGGCACACCCTGCGCACGCTCGGCCCGAGCGTGCAGGCATCGCGAATGGTGCGCGAGTACGTCGACTCCTACTACCTGCCCGCCGCCGCCAAGGTGCGGGCGGCCACCGAGCACGACTACGCGGGTGCCCGCTCGCTCGCCGCCTACCGCACCAGGCTCGACACCCACTGGCCGCGGGTGCGCATCGCCGACACCGAGCTGGCGGTGGAGGGCGAGTCGCTGGTCGTGGGCGAGGAGGTGACCGTGCGCGCCAAGGTGGACCTCGCCGGGCTCGACGATTCCGAAGTGGAGGTCCAGGCCGTCGTCGGCAGGGTCGGCGACACCGACGATCTGCTCGACACGGTGACGGTGCCGATGCGGCCGCGGGGCAGGGGAGAGTTCGCCACGAGGCTGCGGCTGCCGCACGCGGGTTCGCTGGGCTACACGGTGCGGGTGCTGCCGAAGCACCGGCTGCTGGCCAGTCCCGTCGAGCTCGGCAAGGTGGTGCCCGCCTAA
- a CDS encoding ABC transporter ATP-binding protein, giving the protein MNDVVAADDLADLVIHASGVEVRRGGNKLLADLDWAVELDERWVVLGPNGAGKTTLLRLAAAELHPTSGTVHVLGEQLGRVNVFDLRTRIGFTSAAVHGRVPPQERVRDVVLSAGYAVLGRWKESYDRMDTDRADELLATLGISHLAERAFGTLSEGERKRTLIARSLMTDPELLLLDEPAAGLDLGGREDLVARLSALALDADAPAMVLVTHHVEEIPPGFTHALLLSQGRAVASGLLDDVLTSENLSETFGQDLVLQRSGDRFFARRR; this is encoded by the coding sequence GTGAACGACGTGGTGGCTGCGGACGACCTTGCCGATCTCGTGATCCACGCCAGCGGGGTGGAGGTGCGGCGTGGCGGCAACAAGCTACTCGCCGACCTCGACTGGGCGGTCGAGTTGGACGAGCGTTGGGTGGTGCTCGGCCCCAACGGCGCGGGCAAGACCACCCTGCTGCGGCTGGCCGCCGCCGAGTTGCATCCCACGAGCGGGACGGTGCACGTGCTCGGCGAACAGCTCGGCCGCGTCAACGTCTTCGACCTGCGCACGCGGATCGGGTTCACCTCGGCGGCCGTCCACGGCCGGGTGCCACCGCAGGAGCGGGTGCGAGACGTCGTGCTCAGCGCGGGCTATGCCGTGCTCGGCCGCTGGAAGGAATCCTACGACCGGATGGACACCGACCGCGCCGACGAACTGCTCGCCACACTGGGCATCAGCCACCTGGCGGAGCGTGCCTTCGGCACCCTGTCCGAGGGCGAACGCAAGCGCACCCTGATCGCCAGGTCGTTGATGACCGACCCGGAGTTGCTGCTGCTCGACGAGCCGGCGGCGGGCCTGGACCTCGGCGGCAGGGAGGATCTGGTGGCACGGTTGTCGGCGCTGGCGCTGGACGCCGACGCGCCCGCGATGGTGCTGGTCACCCACCACGTCGAGGAGATCCCGCCCGGCTTCACCCACGCGCTGCTGCTCTCGCAGGGACGGGCGGTCGCCTCCGGACTGCTCGACGATGTGCTGACCAGCGAGAACCTTTCCGAGACCTTCGGGCAGGACCTGGTGCTGCAGCGGTCCGGCGACAGGTTCTTCGCCCGGCGCCGGTAA
- a CDS encoding thiamine-binding protein has protein sequence MIVAFSVSPSATDTGAGVSEAVARAVRVVRESGLPNETNAMFTNVEGEWDEVMDVVKRAVQAAGEGASRVSLVLKADIRPGHTGQLGAKVDRVEQRLNES, from the coding sequence ATGATCGTGGCATTCAGTGTCAGCCCGTCGGCAACGGACACCGGGGCGGGGGTGAGCGAGGCGGTCGCCCGCGCCGTGCGGGTGGTGCGGGAGTCGGGGCTGCCCAACGAGACCAATGCGATGTTCACCAACGTCGAGGGCGAGTGGGACGAGGTGATGGACGTCGTCAAGCGGGCCGTGCAGGCGGCGGGCGAGGGGGCCTCGCGGGTGAGTCTGGTGCTCAAGGCCGACATCAGGCCCGGCCACACCGGCCAGCTCGGCGCGAAGGTGGACCGTGTCGAGCAGCGGCTGAACGAGTCCTGA
- a CDS encoding neutral zinc metallopeptidase, producing MNRIGGRGASRPWRTTFVTAAVATVATVALLATACGTETPGKLQTVGDIAGLPVTHFESGFKPNAPTPRLAVRNVSGSQEDKVAVAAIADVSDYWTQLFPRHFGQQFRPVRSLLSYDPEADEIEVCGATTADAAMNAFYCPPEDLVAWDRSMLLPLLRERFGPMAIVTVLGHEYGHAVQYRLGERAGIDEQTSTIVKEQQADCFTGAYFRWMAEDNSKYFTVSTSEGLNQVMASLFFIRDEPGQSAAEASAHGTAFDRTYAFQLGFEQGALKCADIDQAEVDSRITEQPFDPNDSSGGDLRISEETVALLQRSLDQAFAGAQVETPKIVDDGGSCPDGPDTAPASYCPEGNTVSIDLATLADFGQPIDREAEFRGTESDGGLGDFAAFAEIASRYVQGIQHGVGASVDNANAGLRTSCLVGAWAGAISGDDHDNVLRLSPGDLDEAIAELLQPRSLIAADLNGHRVANGFARVESLRQGYLQGSQVCTRSYN from the coding sequence ATGAACCGCATTGGGGGACGTGGCGCGTCGCGCCCGTGGAGAACCACTTTCGTCACCGCCGCTGTAGCCACCGTCGCCACCGTGGCGCTGCTGGCCACGGCATGCGGCACCGAGACCCCTGGCAAGCTGCAGACCGTCGGCGACATCGCGGGACTACCGGTCACTCACTTCGAGAGCGGGTTCAAACCGAACGCACCCACACCCCGGCTGGCGGTGCGCAACGTCTCAGGCAGCCAGGAGGACAAGGTCGCCGTGGCCGCGATCGCGGACGTCAGCGACTACTGGACCCAGCTGTTCCCGAGACATTTCGGGCAGCAGTTCCGGCCGGTGCGCTCCCTGCTGTCGTACGACCCCGAGGCCGACGAGATCGAGGTGTGCGGGGCCACCACGGCCGACGCCGCCATGAACGCGTTCTACTGCCCTCCCGAGGACCTCGTCGCATGGGACAGGAGCATGCTGCTGCCGCTGCTTCGCGAGCGGTTCGGGCCGATGGCGATCGTCACCGTGCTCGGCCACGAGTACGGGCACGCGGTGCAGTACCGGCTCGGCGAGCGCGCCGGGATCGACGAGCAGACCTCCACGATCGTGAAGGAGCAGCAGGCCGACTGCTTCACCGGGGCGTACTTCCGTTGGATGGCCGAGGACAACAGCAAGTACTTCACCGTTTCCACCTCCGAGGGGCTCAACCAGGTGATGGCGTCGCTGTTCTTCATCCGTGACGAACCGGGCCAGTCGGCCGCGGAGGCCAGCGCGCACGGCACCGCGTTCGACCGCACCTACGCCTTCCAGCTCGGCTTCGAGCAGGGCGCGCTGAAGTGCGCCGACATCGACCAGGCCGAGGTGGACTCGCGGATCACCGAGCAGCCGTTCGACCCCAACGACTCCAGCGGTGGCGACCTGCGGATCAGCGAGGAGACCGTGGCGTTGCTGCAGCGCAGCCTCGACCAGGCCTTCGCTGGGGCGCAGGTGGAGACCCCGAAGATCGTCGACGACGGTGGTTCCTGCCCCGACGGTCCCGACACCGCGCCCGCCTCCTACTGCCCGGAAGGCAACACGGTCAGCATCGACCTGGCAACGCTGGCCGACTTCGGACAGCCGATCGACAGGGAGGCCGAGTTCAGGGGTACCGAGTCCGACGGCGGACTCGGTGACTTCGCCGCGTTCGCCGAGATCGCCTCGCGATACGTACAGGGCATTCAGCACGGGGTCGGCGCGTCGGTCGACAACGCCAACGCGGGGCTGCGCACGTCCTGCCTCGTCGGGGCGTGGGCGGGCGCGATCAGCGGCGACGACCACGACAACGTGCTGCGGCTCTCGCCGGGTGACCTCGACGAGGCCATCGCCGAACTGCTGCAACCCCGCAGTCTCATCGCCGCCGACCTCAACGGGCATCGGGTCGCCAACGGTTTCGCCAGGGTGGAGTCGCTCAGGCAGGGCTACCTGCAGGGCTCACAGGTCTGCACCCGCAGCTACAACTGA